In Plasmodium reichenowi strain SY57 chromosome Unknown, whole genome shotgun sequence, the DNA window aaaaaaaagaatacaaatgtaaatatatattatgtatatatatatatatatcctttACTTAATACttgtttatattaattcCTGCAAGAAAtagtataataataaattatttttattctactcatatttttcatagTGTGTTATAATTctgttaatatttttaatttattttttttagctatataattattttaatgaaAGAGCGtcctttttatatttattacaaaaatCATTAATAAGTTTCTCATATTGTTCTATacatgaaaaaataaaatttcttatatcatccattttcttttttttattaagtAAATCATAATAACCTTTTGTTAATTctactttttttattgcTAATTCCTCTCTACAATTAATAACAAATTCATCAAATATCTTTTTACGGCTTATAAGTTTACAAAAGGTTCTACCTTTGCTATTCTTTTGGTTTCTATAAATACGATTTGGtaaacaattatatatttcttttaataaatctTCTAATtgttcattatataatccAAGTGTCTGGTTCCacaaaagaagaagaattTCTCTTTCTGGAACTTCTACTAAAGTATAcaataaatcatataattcTTCTTTTGTTAACTGTTTTGatgtaaaattattattataaactTTTATAGaatcttcttttttcataCTATTAGTGTCAGTTACATTATTACAAGAATCTTTATTCttacttatatttttttccttagaatcttcattattctctttataattttttttttttttatttaaatcatcctttttattcc includes these proteins:
- a CDS encoding exported protein (PHISTa), whose product is MKNIINKKFDSISEYIYMNKNGMLFYRSYLFFLTWYFIGIFYISLKYTYQNKAEEKIQYDCIYSRNLCEIKKGVFESFRNKICKYKLWNKKDDLNKKKKNYKENNEDSKEKNISKNKDSCNNVTDTNSMKKEDSIKVYNNNFTSKQLTKEELYDLLYTLVEVPEREILLLLWNQTLGLYNEQLEDLLKEIYNCLPNRIYRNQKNSKGRTFCKLISRKKIFDEFVINCREELAIKKVELTKGYYDLLNKKKKMDDIRNFIFSCIEQYEKLINDFCNKYKKDALSLK